A window from Citrobacter amalonaticus encodes these proteins:
- the rarA gene encoding replication-associated recombination protein RarA: protein MSNLSLDFSDNTFQPLAARMRPENLAQYIGQQHLLAAGKPLPRAIEAGHLHSMILWGPPGTGKTTLAEVIARYADADVERISAVTSGVKEIREAIERARQNRHAGRRTILFVDEVHRFNKSQQDAFLPHIEDGTITFIGATTENPSFELNSALLSRARVYLLKSLTTEDIEQVLRQAMEDKARGYGGQDIVLPDDTRKAIAELVNGDARRALNTLEMMADMAEVDDSGKRVLLPALLTEIAGERSARFDNKGDRFYDLISALHKSVRGSAPDAALYWYARIITAGGDPLYVARRCLAIASEDVGNADPRAMQVAISAWDCFTRVGPAEGERAIAQAIVYLACAPKSNAVYTAFKAALSDARERPDYDVPVHLRNAPTKLMKEMGYGQEYRYAHDEPNAYAAGEEYFPPEMAQTRYYHPTNRGLEGKIGEKLAWLAGQDQNSPIKRYR, encoded by the coding sequence GTGAGCAACCTGTCGCTCGATTTTTCTGATAATACCTTTCAGCCACTGGCCGCGCGGATGCGGCCAGAAAATTTAGCGCAGTATATTGGTCAGCAGCACCTGCTGGCTGCGGGTAAACCGTTGCCGCGTGCGATTGAAGCCGGACATCTGCACTCCATGATCTTGTGGGGACCGCCGGGAACCGGGAAAACGACACTCGCTGAAGTGATTGCCCGCTACGCCGATGCCGACGTTGAGCGGATATCGGCGGTCACCTCCGGCGTGAAAGAGATCCGCGAAGCCATCGAACGCGCCCGTCAGAATCGTCATGCCGGGCGTCGCACTATTCTGTTTGTTGACGAAGTTCATCGCTTTAATAAAAGCCAACAGGATGCGTTCTTACCGCATATTGAAGACGGCACGATCACCTTTATCGGGGCAACCACCGAAAACCCGTCGTTTGAACTGAATTCTGCGCTGTTGTCGCGGGCGCGCGTCTATTTGCTCAAATCGCTGACCACGGAAGATATCGAACAGGTTCTCCGTCAGGCGATGGAAGACAAGGCGCGGGGCTATGGTGGCCAGGATATCGTTCTGCCGGATGATACCCGCAAAGCTATCGCGGAACTGGTCAATGGTGATGCGCGCCGCGCATTGAACACCCTGGAAATGATGGCTGATATGGCCGAAGTGGATGATAGCGGCAAGCGAGTACTGCTTCCCGCGTTGTTGACCGAAATCGCCGGTGAGCGCAGCGCGCGTTTTGATAACAAAGGCGACCGCTTCTACGATCTCATTTCCGCATTGCATAAATCAGTTCGCGGCAGCGCGCCGGATGCGGCACTTTACTGGTATGCACGTATCATTACGGCCGGGGGGGATCCGCTGTATGTCGCGCGCCGTTGCCTGGCGATTGCTTCCGAAGATGTGGGCAATGCCGATCCGCGTGCGATGCAGGTGGCGATTTCCGCCTGGGACTGCTTCACGCGTGTGGGGCCTGCTGAAGGCGAGCGCGCCATCGCCCAGGCGATTGTTTATCTGGCCTGTGCACCGAAAAGCAATGCGGTGTATACCGCCTTTAAAGCGGCGCTCTCCGATGCCCGTGAACGTCCTGACTATGACGTACCTGTTCATCTGCGCAATGCGCCGACGAAGTTGATGAAAGAGATGGGTTACGGCCAGGAATATCGTTATGCACATGACGAACCGAATGCTTATGCCGCGGGCGAGGAATATTTCCCGCCGGAGATGGCACAAACACGCTATTATCACCCCACAAACAGAGGTCTTGAGGGCAAGATTGGCGAAAAGCTCGCCTGGCTCGCCGGACAGGATCAAAATAGCCCTATAAAACGCTACCGTTAG
- the dmsB gene encoding dimethylsulfoxide reductase iron-sulfur subunit DmsB: MTTQYGFFIDSSRCTGCKTCELACKDYKDLTPDVSFRRIYEYAGGDWQEDNGVWHQNVFAYYLSIACNHCEDPACTKVCPSGAMHKREDGFVVVDEDVCIGCRYCHMACPYGAPQYNAAKGHMTKCDGCHDRVAEGKKPICVESCPLRALDFGPVDELRQKHGDLAAVAPLPGAHFTKPSIVIKPNANSRPTGDTTGYLANPKEV; encoded by the coding sequence ATGACAACCCAGTATGGATTTTTTATTGATTCCAGCCGTTGCACCGGTTGTAAAACCTGCGAACTGGCCTGTAAAGATTACAAAGACTTAACCCCGGATGTCAGCTTCCGCCGCATTTATGAATATGCGGGCGGAGACTGGCAGGAAGACAACGGCGTCTGGCACCAGAACGTGTTTGCCTATTATCTCTCTATTGCCTGTAACCACTGTGAAGATCCGGCCTGTACCAAGGTCTGTCCGAGCGGGGCGATGCACAAGCGGGAAGACGGCTTTGTGGTCGTTGATGAAGATGTCTGCATCGGCTGTCGTTATTGCCATATGGCCTGTCCGTACGGTGCGCCGCAGTACAACGCCGCCAAAGGCCACATGACCAAATGCGACGGCTGTCATGACCGGGTGGCGGAAGGCAAGAAACCGATCTGTGTCGAGTCTTGTCCGCTGCGTGCGCTGGATTTCGGTCCTGTCGACGAACTGCGTCAGAAACACGGCGATCTGGCGGCGGTTGCTCCGCTGCCTGGCGCACACTTTACGAAGCCGAGTATTGTGATCAAACCGAATGCCAACAGCCGCCCGACCGGGGATACCACCGGTTATCTGGCGAATCCGAAGGAGGTGTAA
- the lolA gene encoding outer membrane lipoprotein chaperone LolA, whose amino-acid sequence MKKIAITCALLSGFVVSSVWADAASDLKSRLDKVSSFHASFTQKVTDGSGAAVQEGQGDLWVKRPNLFNWHMTQPDESILVSDGKTLWFFNPFVEQATATWLKDATGNTPFMLIARNQSSDWQQYNIKQNGDDFVLTPKTSNGNLKQFTINVGRDGTIHQFSAVEQDDQRSSYQLKSQQNGAVDASKFTFTPPQGVTVDDQRK is encoded by the coding sequence ATGAAAAAAATCGCAATCACCTGTGCATTACTCTCAGGATTCGTGGTAAGCAGCGTTTGGGCGGATGCTGCCAGCGATCTGAAAAGTCGTCTGGATAAAGTAAGCAGCTTCCACGCCAGCTTCACACAGAAAGTGACTGATGGCAGCGGCGCTGCTGTTCAGGAAGGTCAGGGTGATTTGTGGGTGAAGCGTCCGAACCTGTTTAACTGGCACATGACGCAGCCTGATGAAAGCATTCTGGTTTCTGATGGGAAAACGCTGTGGTTCTTCAACCCGTTTGTTGAGCAGGCCACCGCGACCTGGCTGAAAGACGCCACCGGCAACACGCCGTTTATGCTGATTGCCCGCAACCAGTCCAGCGACTGGCAACAGTACAATATCAAGCAGAACGGTGACGACTTCGTCCTGACGCCGAAAACCAGCAACGGTAACCTGAAACAGTTCACCATCAATGTGGGCCGTGACGGGACTATTCATCAGTTCAGCGCCGTGGAGCAGGATGACCAGCGCAGCAGCTATCAGCTGAAATCACAGCAGAATGGCGCCGTTGACGCATCGAAGTTCACCTTTACTCCACCGCAAGGCGTAACGGTAGACGACCAACGTAAGTAG
- the serS gene encoding serine--tRNA ligase, with the protein MLDPNLLRNEPDAVAEKLARRGFKLDVDKLRALEERRKVLQVNTENLQAERNSRSKSIGQAKARGEDIEPLRLEVNKLGEELDAAKAELDVLQAEIRDIALAIPNLPADEVPVGKDENDNVEVSRWGTPREFDFEVRDHVTLGEMHSGLDFAAAVKLTGSRFVVMKGQIARMHRALSQFMLDLHTEQHGYSENYVPYLVNHDTLYGTGQLPKFAGDLFHTRPLEEEADSSNYALIPTAEVPLTNLVRDEIIDEDQLPIKMTAHTPCFRSEAGSYGRDTRGLIRMHQFDKVEMVQIVRPEDSMAALEEMTGHAEKVLQLLGLPYRKIILCTGDMGFGACKTYDLEVWVPAQNTYREISSCSNVWDFQARRMQARCRSKSDKKTRLVHTLNGSGLAVGRTLVAVMENYQQADGRIEVPEVLRPYMNGLEYIG; encoded by the coding sequence ATGCTCGATCCCAATCTGCTGCGTAATGAGCCAGACGCAGTCGCTGAAAAACTGGCACGCCGGGGCTTTAAGCTGGATGTAGATAAGCTGCGCGCTCTTGAAGAGCGTCGTAAAGTTTTGCAGGTCAATACTGAAAACCTGCAGGCAGAGCGTAACTCTCGATCGAAATCCATCGGCCAGGCGAAAGCGCGCGGGGAAGATATCGAGCCTTTACGTCTGGAAGTGAACAAACTGGGCGAAGAGCTGGATGCCGCAAAAGCGGAGCTGGATGTTTTACAGGCTGAGATCCGTGATATCGCGCTGGCCATTCCTAACCTGCCTGCAGACGAAGTGCCGGTCGGTAAAGACGAAAACGATAACGTTGAAGTCAGCCGCTGGGGTACCCCGCGCGAGTTCGACTTTGAGGTTCGCGATCACGTCACGCTGGGCGAAATGCATTCCGGTCTGGATTTCGCTGCTGCCGTTAAGCTGACGGGTTCCCGCTTCGTGGTGATGAAAGGGCAGATTGCCCGTATGCACCGTGCGCTCTCGCAATTTATGCTCGATCTGCATACCGAACAGCATGGCTACAGCGAAAACTATGTGCCGTATCTGGTCAACCATGACACCCTGTACGGCACGGGGCAGTTGCCGAAATTTGCTGGCGATCTGTTCCACACGCGTCCGCTGGAAGAAGAGGCTGACAGCAGCAACTACGCGTTGATTCCGACGGCAGAAGTGCCGCTGACCAACCTGGTGCGTGATGAGATCATCGACGAAGACCAACTGCCGATCAAAATGACGGCGCACACACCGTGCTTCCGCTCTGAAGCGGGTTCCTACGGTCGTGATACTCGTGGCCTGATCCGTATGCACCAGTTCGACAAAGTTGAAATGGTACAGATCGTTCGCCCGGAAGATTCAATGGCAGCGCTGGAAGAGATGACCGGTCATGCGGAAAAAGTGCTGCAACTGCTGGGTCTGCCCTATCGCAAAATCATTCTTTGCACCGGCGACATGGGCTTTGGCGCATGCAAAACCTACGATCTGGAAGTGTGGGTACCGGCGCAGAATACCTACCGCGAGATTTCATCCTGCTCTAACGTCTGGGATTTCCAGGCGCGCCGTATGCAGGCTCGCTGTCGCAGCAAGTCCGACAAAAAGACCCGTCTGGTGCATACTCTGAACGGTTCTGGTCTGGCGGTTGGTCGTACGCTGGTGGCGGTGATGGAAAACTACCAGCAGGCTGATGGCCGTATCGAAGTGCCGGAAGTGTTGCGTCCGTACATGAACGGACTGGAATATATCGGTTAA
- the dmsA gene encoding dimethylsulfoxide reductase subunit A, which yields MKTKIPDAVMAAEVSRRGLVKTTAIGGLAMASSAFTLPFTRIANAAEALSPAQASEKVVWSACTVNCGSRCPLRMHVVDGEIKYVETDNTGDDNYDGLHQVRACLRGRSMRRRVYNPDRLKYPMKRVGKRGEGKFERITWDEAYDIIASNMQRLIKDYGNESIYLNYGTGTLGGTMTRSWPPGNTLVARLMNCCGGYLNHYGDYSSAQIAAGLNYTYGGWADGNSPSDIENSKLVVLFGNNPGETRMSGGGVTYYLEQARQKSNARMIIIDPRYTDTGAGREDEWIPIRPGTDAALVNALAYVLITENMVDQPFLDKYCVGYDEKTLPASAPKNGHYKAYILGQGTDDTPKTPEWAAQITGIPADRIIKLAREIGSAKPAYISQGWGPQRHANGEIATRAISMLAILTGNVGINGGNSGAREGSYGLPFVRMPTLENPVETSISMFMWTDAIERGPEMTALRDGVRGKDKLDVPIKMIWNYAGNCLINQHSEINRTHDILQDDKKCEMIVVIDCHMTSSAKYADILLPDCTASEQMDFALDASCGNMSYVIFADQAIKPRFECKTIYEMTSELAKRLGVEQQFTEGRTQEEWMRHLYEQSRKAIPALPTFEEFRKQGLFKQRDPEGHHVAYKAFRDDPQANPLTTPSGKIEIYSQELAKIAATWELPEGDVIDPLPIYTPGFENYNDPLTKDYPLQLTGFHYKSRVHSTYGNVDVLKASCRQEMWINPLDAQKRGIRNGDKVRIFNGRGELHIEAKVTPRMMPGVVALGEGAWYDPDAKRIDQGGCINVLTTQRPSPLAKGNPSHTNLVQVEKV from the coding sequence ATGAAAACGAAGATCCCTGATGCCGTGATGGCGGCGGAGGTGAGTCGTCGCGGTTTGGTCAAAACGACGGCGATTGGCGGACTGGCGATGGCCAGCAGCGCGTTTACCCTGCCATTTACCCGTATCGCTAATGCTGCCGAAGCCCTGAGTCCGGCACAAGCCAGCGAAAAAGTCGTCTGGAGCGCCTGTACCGTAAACTGCGGGAGTCGTTGCCCGTTGCGCATGCATGTTGTGGATGGCGAAATCAAATACGTTGAAACCGACAACACCGGTGATGACAACTACGACGGTTTGCATCAGGTGCGTGCCTGTCTGCGTGGACGTTCCATGCGTCGTCGCGTCTATAACCCGGATCGTCTGAAATACCCGATGAAACGCGTCGGTAAACGCGGAGAAGGCAAATTCGAGCGCATCACCTGGGATGAGGCTTACGACATCATCGCCAGCAACATGCAGCGTCTGATTAAAGACTACGGTAACGAGTCTATCTATCTGAACTACGGCACCGGTACGCTGGGCGGTACGATGACCCGTTCCTGGCCGCCGGGAAATACCCTGGTGGCGCGTCTGATGAACTGCTGCGGCGGTTATTTGAACCACTACGGCGACTACTCTTCCGCACAAATCGCGGCGGGTCTGAACTACACCTATGGCGGTTGGGCGGATGGTAACAGCCCATCGGACATCGAAAACAGTAAGCTGGTAGTGCTGTTCGGTAACAACCCTGGCGAAACCCGTATGAGCGGCGGTGGGGTGACCTACTATCTGGAACAGGCGCGACAGAAATCGAATGCCCGGATGATTATTATCGATCCGCGCTATACCGATACCGGGGCCGGTCGTGAAGATGAATGGATCCCGATTCGTCCGGGTACCGATGCGGCGCTGGTGAATGCGCTGGCTTATGTGCTGATTACTGAGAATATGGTCGATCAGCCGTTCCTCGATAAGTACTGTGTGGGCTACGACGAGAAAACGTTGCCAGCCAGCGCGCCGAAGAATGGCCACTATAAGGCCTATATTCTCGGGCAGGGGACTGACGATACGCCAAAAACGCCTGAGTGGGCAGCGCAAATTACCGGCATTCCGGCAGACCGTATTATCAAACTGGCGCGAGAAATCGGCAGCGCAAAACCAGCCTATATCAGCCAGGGATGGGGACCGCAGCGCCATGCGAACGGTGAAATCGCCACCCGTGCCATTTCAATGCTGGCCATTTTAACCGGTAACGTCGGGATCAACGGCGGCAACAGCGGTGCACGTGAAGGCTCTTACGGTCTGCCGTTTGTACGGATGCCAACGCTGGAAAACCCGGTAGAAACCAGTATCTCAATGTTTATGTGGACCGACGCGATTGAACGTGGTCCGGAAATGACTGCGCTGCGTGATGGCGTGCGCGGCAAAGATAAACTCGACGTGCCGATTAAGATGATCTGGAACTACGCCGGTAACTGTCTTATCAACCAGCACTCAGAGATCAACCGCACGCACGACATCCTGCAGGATGACAAGAAGTGCGAAATGATTGTCGTCATCGACTGCCACATGACGTCGTCAGCGAAGTATGCCGATATCCTGCTGCCGGACTGCACGGCTTCTGAACAGATGGACTTCGCGCTGGATGCTTCCTGCGGGAATATGTCTTATGTGATTTTCGCCGATCAGGCCATTAAGCCGCGTTTTGAATGCAAAACCATCTATGAAATGACTAGCGAGCTGGCGAAGCGTCTGGGTGTCGAGCAGCAGTTTACCGAAGGACGCACTCAGGAAGAATGGATGCGTCATCTGTACGAACAGTCGCGTAAAGCTATTCCGGCGCTGCCGACCTTTGAGGAATTCCGTAAGCAGGGTCTGTTCAAGCAGCGCGATCCGGAAGGACATCACGTGGCCTATAAGGCGTTCCGTGACGATCCGCAGGCCAATCCGTTGACCACGCCGTCAGGTAAAATCGAGATCTACTCGCAGGAACTGGCTAAGATTGCCGCCACCTGGGAACTACCGGAAGGCGATGTCATCGATCCATTGCCGATCTACACGCCAGGTTTTGAGAACTACAACGATCCGTTGACCAAAGATTATCCATTGCAGCTCACGGGCTTCCACTATAAATCTCGCGTTCACTCCACCTATGGCAACGTGGATGTCCTGAAGGCGTCGTGCCGCCAGGAGATGTGGATCAACCCGCTGGACGCGCAAAAACGCGGTATCCGTAATGGCGACAAGGTCCGCATCTTCAATGGTCGCGGAGAGCTACATATTGAGGCGAAAGTGACGCCGCGGATGATGCCGGGTGTGGTTGCGCTAGGGGAAGGGGCCTGGTATGACCCGGATGCCAAACGCATTGACCAGGGGGGCTGTATCAATGTATTGACCACCCAGCGCCCGTCTCCTCTGGCGAAGGGGAACCCGTCACATACGAACCTTGTTCAGGTTGAGAAGGTGTAA
- the ftsK gene encoding DNA translocase FtsK: MSQEYTEDKEVTLTKLSSGRRLLEALLILIALFAVWLMAALLSFNPSDPSWSQTAWHEPIHNLGGAPGAWLADTLFFIFGIMAYTIPVIIVGGCWFAWRHQATDDYIDYFAVSLRIIGVLALILTSCGLAAINADDIWYFASGGVIGSLLSTTLQPLLHSSGGTITLLCVWAAGLTLFTGWSWVSIAEKLGGWLLNILTFASNRTRRDDTWVEDDEYEDDEEYEDEVEGGKRESRRARILRGALARRKRLAEKFINPHGRQTDAALFSGRRMDDDDEIAYSARGVAADPGDVLFSGHRATQPEYDEYDPLLNGHSVTEPVAAAAAATAATQAWAAPVDPIMQTPPVPGAETVPVQPAVAWQPVPGPQTGEPVIAPAPEGYPPHNPYAQPQQAQYETWQQPVPTEPQNAASVAPEAGYPQPGVPQQPWQQPQATVEQPWQPEPVYQPEPVQQPVYHQPAYQPEPLSPQEPVVPQAPITEPEPVVEETKPARPPLYYFEEVEEKRAREREQLAAWYQPIPEPVNAQEPVVPAPSTAPSIPPVDTAATIAPIAASVKDATLSAGATAAAAAPVFRLANGGAPRPQVKEGIGPQLPRPNRVRVPTRRELASYGIKLPSQRMAEERAREAGQHDPQYSDDEINAMQQDELARQFAQSQQSRYGDEYQHEATQADDEDAAAEAELARQFASSQQQRYAGEQPAGANPFSLDDFEFSPMKTLVDNGPHEPLFTPGVMPESAPVQPPTTPQYQQPQQPVAPQPQYQQPQQPVAPQPQYQQSQQPVAPQPQYQQPQQPVAPQPQYQQPHQPVVTQQPAAPQPQESLIHPLLMRNGDSRPLQKPTTPLPSLDLLTQPPSEVEPVDTFALEQMARLVEARLADFRIKADVVNYSPGPVITRFELNLAPGVKAARISNLSRDLARSLSTVAVRVVEVIPGKPYVGLELPNKKRQTVYLREVLDNAKFRENPSPLTVVLGKDIAGDPVVADLAKMPHLLVAGTTGSGKSVGVNAMILSMLYKAQPEDVRFIMIDPKMLELSVYEGIPHLLTEVVTDMKDAANALRWSVNEMERRYKLMSALGVRNLAGYNEKIAEAARMGRPIPDPYWKPGDSMDAQHPVLEKLPYIVVLVDEFADLMMTVGKKVEELIARLAQKARAAGIHLVLATQRPSVDVITGLIKANIPTRIAFTVSSKIDSRTILDQGGAESLLGMGDMLYSGPNSTMPVRVHGAFVRDQEVHAVVQDWKARGRPQYVDGITSDSESEGGGGGFDGGEELDPLFDQAVNFVTEKRKASISGVQRQFRIGYNRAARIIEQMEAQGIVSEQGHNGNREVLAPPPFD; the protein is encoded by the coding sequence TTGAGCCAGGAATACACTGAAGACAAAGAAGTCACATTGACAAAGTTAAGCAGCGGGCGCCGACTTCTGGAGGCGTTGCTGATTCTTATTGCCCTTTTTGCTGTCTGGCTGATGGCAGCCTTACTGAGCTTTAATCCTTCTGATCCCAGTTGGTCGCAAACGGCCTGGCATGAGCCTATCCATAATTTGGGCGGGGCGCCGGGGGCATGGCTGGCGGATACCCTGTTCTTTATCTTTGGGATAATGGCGTACACCATTCCTGTCATCATTGTGGGCGGCTGCTGGTTTGCCTGGCGTCACCAGGCGACCGATGACTATATCGACTATTTTGCCGTCTCGCTGCGCATCATTGGCGTGCTGGCGCTTATCCTTACCTCCTGTGGTCTGGCCGCTATTAATGCCGATGACATCTGGTACTTCGCCTCCGGCGGGGTGATTGGCAGTCTGTTGAGTACCACGCTACAACCGCTGCTGCACAGCAGTGGTGGCACCATTACGCTTCTGTGCGTGTGGGCGGCAGGGCTGACGCTCTTTACCGGCTGGTCCTGGGTTAGCATCGCCGAAAAACTTGGCGGCTGGCTGCTCAATATTCTGACCTTTGCCAGCAACCGTACCCGTCGTGATGATACCTGGGTAGAAGACGACGAATACGAAGACGATGAAGAGTATGAAGATGAAGTCGAGGGCGGGAAACGTGAATCCCGTCGGGCGCGTATTCTTCGCGGTGCGCTGGCGCGCCGTAAACGTCTGGCTGAAAAATTTATCAATCCGCATGGTCGTCAGACGGATGCGGCGCTCTTCTCCGGCAGACGCATGGATGATGACGATGAGATAGCCTACAGCGCGCGCGGCGTCGCGGCCGATCCTGGCGATGTGCTGTTCTCCGGGCATCGTGCGACACAGCCGGAATATGATGAATACGATCCGCTGTTAAACGGTCATTCGGTGACCGAACCCGTCGCCGCTGCGGCGGCAGCAACGGCTGCGACTCAGGCCTGGGCTGCGCCGGTCGATCCGATTATGCAAACGCCGCCCGTACCAGGCGCAGAAACCGTTCCTGTACAACCTGCGGTTGCATGGCAACCCGTACCAGGCCCGCAAACCGGCGAGCCGGTGATTGCTCCTGCGCCGGAAGGCTATCCGCCGCACAACCCGTACGCGCAGCCGCAACAGGCGCAGTATGAGACATGGCAACAGCCTGTTCCGACTGAACCGCAAAATGCTGCGTCTGTGGCTCCTGAAGCTGGTTATCCGCAGCCAGGCGTACCGCAACAACCGTGGCAGCAACCGCAAGCTACGGTAGAGCAACCCTGGCAGCCCGAGCCGGTTTATCAACCCGAGCCTGTACAGCAGCCGGTTTATCATCAGCCAGCGTATCAGCCGGAGCCTTTATCGCCACAGGAACCTGTGGTTCCGCAGGCTCCGATTACTGAGCCTGAGCCGGTAGTCGAAGAGACAAAACCTGCGCGCCCGCCGCTGTACTACTTTGAAGAAGTGGAAGAGAAGCGTGCGCGTGAACGTGAGCAACTGGCCGCGTGGTATCAGCCGATTCCTGAACCTGTTAACGCGCAGGAACCGGTGGTTCCTGCACCGTCAACTGCGCCTTCTATACCGCCTGTTGACACCGCTGCGACCATTGCGCCGATCGCTGCAAGCGTGAAGGATGCGACCTTATCAGCCGGTGCGACTGCGGCAGCTGCAGCGCCAGTCTTCAGACTCGCGAATGGCGGAGCGCCGCGTCCGCAGGTGAAAGAAGGGATTGGCCCGCAACTGCCTCGTCCCAATCGCGTACGTGTACCGACACGCCGTGAGCTGGCATCGTATGGTATTAAATTGCCTTCTCAGCGTATGGCTGAGGAGAGAGCGCGTGAAGCCGGTCAACACGATCCGCAGTATAGCGATGATGAAATCAACGCCATGCAACAGGACGAACTGGCTCGTCAGTTTGCTCAGTCACAGCAAAGTCGTTATGGCGACGAGTATCAGCATGAGGCGACGCAGGCCGACGATGAAGATGCCGCTGCGGAAGCTGAACTGGCGCGCCAGTTTGCCTCTTCACAGCAACAGCGCTACGCCGGTGAGCAACCTGCCGGAGCGAATCCATTCTCGCTGGATGATTTTGAGTTTTCACCCATGAAAACGCTGGTCGATAACGGCCCGCATGAGCCGCTGTTTACACCGGGCGTTATGCCGGAGTCTGCGCCTGTTCAGCCACCCACAACGCCGCAGTATCAGCAGCCGCAACAGCCGGTAGCGCCACAGCCGCAGTATCAGCAGCCGCAACAGCCGGTAGCGCCGCAGCCACAGTATCAACAGTCACAACAGCCGGTAGCGCCGCAGCCGCAGTATCAACAGCCACAACAGCCGGTAGCGCCGCAGCCACAGTATCAGCAACCGCATCAGCCGGTAGTGACGCAGCAACCTGCTGCACCTCAGCCGCAGGAAAGCCTGATTCACCCGCTGCTGATGCGCAATGGTGACAGCCGTCCGCTGCAAAAACCGACGACGCCACTGCCTTCGCTGGATCTGCTGACGCAGCCACCGAGTGAAGTGGAGCCGGTTGATACCTTCGCGCTGGAACAAATGGCGCGCCTGGTTGAAGCTCGCCTGGCTGATTTCCGCATCAAGGCCGATGTGGTGAATTACTCGCCAGGTCCGGTGATCACCCGTTTTGAACTGAATCTGGCGCCGGGTGTGAAAGCGGCGCGTATTTCCAACCTTTCTCGTGACCTGGCGCGTTCGTTGTCGACTGTCGCGGTGCGCGTGGTGGAAGTGATTCCGGGTAAACCATACGTAGGCCTGGAATTGCCGAACAAAAAACGGCAGACCGTTTACCTGCGTGAAGTGCTGGATAACGCGAAGTTCCGTGAAAACCCGTCGCCGCTGACCGTCGTGTTGGGTAAAGATATTGCCGGCGATCCGGTGGTAGCCGATCTGGCGAAAATGCCGCACCTGCTGGTGGCGGGAACAACCGGTTCGGGTAAATCGGTTGGGGTGAACGCCATGATCCTCAGCATGCTTTACAAGGCGCAGCCGGAAGACGTTCGTTTCATCATGATCGACCCGAAAATGCTGGAGCTGTCGGTTTACGAAGGCATTCCGCATCTGCTGACGGAAGTCGTCACGGATATGAAAGACGCCGCCAACGCCCTGCGCTGGAGCGTTAACGAGATGGAACGCCGTTACAAGCTGATGTCTGCGCTGGGCGTGCGTAATCTTGCGGGTTACAACGAGAAGATAGCCGAAGCCGCGCGGATGGGACGTCCAATTCCGGACCCGTACTGGAAACCGGGCGACAGTATGGATGCGCAGCATCCGGTACTGGAAAAACTGCCGTATATCGTTGTGCTGGTTGACGAATTTGCCGACCTGATGATGACCGTCGGTAAGAAAGTTGAAGAGCTGATTGCCCGACTGGCGCAAAAAGCCCGTGCGGCCGGGATCCACCTGGTGCTGGCGACACAGCGTCCATCGGTTGACGTCATTACCGGTCTTATTAAAGCCAACATACCGACACGTATTGCCTTCACCGTGTCCAGTAAGATTGACTCGCGTACTATCCTCGATCAGGGCGGTGCAGAATCGCTGCTGGGGATGGGGGATATGCTTTACTCCGGGCCAAACTCCACCATGCCGGTGCGTGTTCACGGCGCATTTGTCCGTGACCAGGAAGTGCATGCGGTGGTGCAGGACTGGAAGGCGCGTGGGCGTCCGCAGTATGTGGATGGCATCACCTCCGACAGCGAAAGCGAAGGCGGCGGCGGTGGCTTTGACGGTGGCGAAGAGCTGGATCCGTTATTCGATCAGGCTGTCAACTTTGTGACAGAGAAACGTAAAGCGTCCATCTCCGGCGTACAGCGCCAGTTCCGTATTGGCTACAACCGTGCGGCGCGCATTATCGAACAGATGGAAGCGCAGGGAATCGTCAGCGAACAAGGCCATAACGGCAATCGTGAAGTGCTGGCGCCACCACCGTTTGACTAA